In one window of Mytilus trossulus isolate FHL-02 chromosome 7, PNRI_Mtr1.1.1.hap1, whole genome shotgun sequence DNA:
- the LOC134725356 gene encoding sodium/hydrogen exchanger 9B2-like isoform X1 yields the protein MADATPLTSENSEDHKEALMLKETDTTDNMNGVILEEDTEETEQESTRKCHGCRAFCHNLCMPCRTKYHPLPENPNCWDRFKFTFMCPPHGVIARYFRFLFLCGITFGVLLALFKDYALPGGNFFSLYVLFFGSVLGGYLISFIKLPPLLGMLLVGALLRNVPVIDVVGNHLDPNWSGALRQIALTVILIRAGLGLDPVALGKLSFTVVRLACSPCLVECIAEAIASHFLLGLPWEWAFMLGFVLSAVSPAVVVPSLLNLSDRGYGINKGIPTLVIAAASIDDVLAITGFGVVLGMAFSTGDIAVSIIKGPAEALLGVAYGVIGGIVLWYIPAKGENFIFYRGMTLLGAGLLATFGSAAIELSGAGPLGVLTIAFVAAFRWRKEKKENDQDPIKDIVAILWMLFQPILFGLIGAEVQISKIDGQTVGLGIATLSIGMVVRLVVSFLAVFKSGLNFKEMLFIPFAWFPKATVQAAIGGVALDAARRKGDATLEAYGEIILTMAVLSIIITAPIGAIAIAITGPRLLKRTVKDKEYNEEDVQDTDEKAEITKV from the exons AAAATTCTGAGGACCACAAAGAAGCTTTAATGCTTAAAGAAACCGACACAACAGATAATATGAATGGCGTTATTTTGGAAGAGGATACTGAAGAGACAGAGCAAGAGAGCACGAGGAAATGTCATGGATGTAGGGCATTTTGTCACAACTTATGCATGCCATGCAGAACAAAGTATCACCCTTTACCAGAGAATCCAAACTGTTGGGATAGATTTAAGTTTACATTTATGTGTCCACCACATGGAGTGATTGCTAGATATTTTCGGTTCCTGTTTCTCTGTGGCATAACATTTGGCGTACTATTAGCATTATTTAAGGACTATGCCTTACCAGGAGGAAATTTCTTCTCACTCTACGTCTTATTTTTTGGTTCAGTTCTTGGTGGTTATTTGATATCGTTCATCAAGTTACCTCCTTTATTAG GTATGTTATTGGTTGGTGCTTTACTTAGAAATGTTCCAGTGATTGATGTAGTGGGCAATCATCTAGATCCCAACTGGTCAGGTGCTTTAAG acaaATTGCATTGACAGTTATTCTTATACGAGCAGGACTTGGACTAGACCCTGTAGCATTAGGGAAATTGTCTTTCACCGTTGTCAGACTTGCCTGTTCTCCTTGCCTAGTAGAATGTATTGCAGAAGCTATAGCATCACATTTCCTTCTTGGATTACCTTGGGAATGGGCATTCATGCTTGG gtTTGTTTTATCTGCGGTTTCCCCTGCAGTTGTAGTACCATCTCTCCTGAACCTGTCAGACAGAGGTTACGGTATAAATAAAGGAATTCCGACATTAGTGATAGCCGCAGCTAGTATAGACGATGTGTTAGCCATTACTGGTTTTGGTGTTGTACTTGGTATGGCGTTTTCTACAG gTGATATTGCTGTGTCTATAATAAAAGGACCAGCAGAAGCACTTCTAGGTGTGGCATATGGAGTGATTGGTGGTATAGTTCTCTGGTACATTCCAGCTAAAGGG GAGAATTTCATTTTCTACCGAGGAATGACATTACTAGGGGCTGGATTATTGGCTACATTTGGTAGTGCTGCAATAGAACTGTCTGGAGCAGGACCTCTTGGTGTTCTTACTATTGCATTTGTGGCTGCTTTCAGATGGAggaaagagaaaaaagaaaatgatcaG GACCCAATCAAAGACATTGTTGCTATTTTGTGGATGTTGTTCCAGCCCATTTTATTTGGACTAATTGGTGCTGAAgtacaaatatcaaaaatagacgGACAGACAGTTG GTTTGGGAATAGCAACTCTTTCCATTGGTATGGTAGTTCGACTGGTCGTATCATTCCTGGCTGTGTTTAAATCTGGTCTAAACTTcaaagaaatgttatttattccATTTGCATGGTTCCCAAAAGCTACAGTTCAG GCTGCTATTGGAGGTGTAGCACTTGATGCTGCCAGAAGGAAAGGTGACGCTACATTAGAAGCATATGGAGAAATCATCCTTACAATGGCGGTCTTATCCATTATCATTACTGCACCAATTGGTGCAATAGCTATTGCCATCACAGGACCAAGGTTATTGAAAAGGACAGTGAAAGACAAAGAATATAATGAAGAAGATGTGCAGGACACTGATGAGAAGGCAGAGATTACCAAAGTTTAA
- the LOC134725356 gene encoding sodium/hydrogen exchanger 9B2-like isoform X2, which yields MLKETDTTDNMNGVILEEDTEETEQESTRKCHGCRAFCHNLCMPCRTKYHPLPENPNCWDRFKFTFMCPPHGVIARYFRFLFLCGITFGVLLALFKDYALPGGNFFSLYVLFFGSVLGGYLISFIKLPPLLGMLLVGALLRNVPVIDVVGNHLDPNWSGALRQIALTVILIRAGLGLDPVALGKLSFTVVRLACSPCLVECIAEAIASHFLLGLPWEWAFMLGFVLSAVSPAVVVPSLLNLSDRGYGINKGIPTLVIAAASIDDVLAITGFGVVLGMAFSTGDIAVSIIKGPAEALLGVAYGVIGGIVLWYIPAKGENFIFYRGMTLLGAGLLATFGSAAIELSGAGPLGVLTIAFVAAFRWRKEKKENDQDPIKDIVAILWMLFQPILFGLIGAEVQISKIDGQTVGLGIATLSIGMVVRLVVSFLAVFKSGLNFKEMLFIPFAWFPKATVQAAIGGVALDAARRKGDATLEAYGEIILTMAVLSIIITAPIGAIAIAITGPRLLKRTVKDKEYNEEDVQDTDEKAEITKV from the exons ATGCTTAAAGAAACCGACACAACAGATAATATGAATGGCGTTATTTTGGAAGAGGATACTGAAGAGACAGAGCAAGAGAGCACGAGGAAATGTCATGGATGTAGGGCATTTTGTCACAACTTATGCATGCCATGCAGAACAAAGTATCACCCTTTACCAGAGAATCCAAACTGTTGGGATAGATTTAAGTTTACATTTATGTGTCCACCACATGGAGTGATTGCTAGATATTTTCGGTTCCTGTTTCTCTGTGGCATAACATTTGGCGTACTATTAGCATTATTTAAGGACTATGCCTTACCAGGAGGAAATTTCTTCTCACTCTACGTCTTATTTTTTGGTTCAGTTCTTGGTGGTTATTTGATATCGTTCATCAAGTTACCTCCTTTATTAG GTATGTTATTGGTTGGTGCTTTACTTAGAAATGTTCCAGTGATTGATGTAGTGGGCAATCATCTAGATCCCAACTGGTCAGGTGCTTTAAG acaaATTGCATTGACAGTTATTCTTATACGAGCAGGACTTGGACTAGACCCTGTAGCATTAGGGAAATTGTCTTTCACCGTTGTCAGACTTGCCTGTTCTCCTTGCCTAGTAGAATGTATTGCAGAAGCTATAGCATCACATTTCCTTCTTGGATTACCTTGGGAATGGGCATTCATGCTTGG gtTTGTTTTATCTGCGGTTTCCCCTGCAGTTGTAGTACCATCTCTCCTGAACCTGTCAGACAGAGGTTACGGTATAAATAAAGGAATTCCGACATTAGTGATAGCCGCAGCTAGTATAGACGATGTGTTAGCCATTACTGGTTTTGGTGTTGTACTTGGTATGGCGTTTTCTACAG gTGATATTGCTGTGTCTATAATAAAAGGACCAGCAGAAGCACTTCTAGGTGTGGCATATGGAGTGATTGGTGGTATAGTTCTCTGGTACATTCCAGCTAAAGGG GAGAATTTCATTTTCTACCGAGGAATGACATTACTAGGGGCTGGATTATTGGCTACATTTGGTAGTGCTGCAATAGAACTGTCTGGAGCAGGACCTCTTGGTGTTCTTACTATTGCATTTGTGGCTGCTTTCAGATGGAggaaagagaaaaaagaaaatgatcaG GACCCAATCAAAGACATTGTTGCTATTTTGTGGATGTTGTTCCAGCCCATTTTATTTGGACTAATTGGTGCTGAAgtacaaatatcaaaaatagacgGACAGACAGTTG GTTTGGGAATAGCAACTCTTTCCATTGGTATGGTAGTTCGACTGGTCGTATCATTCCTGGCTGTGTTTAAATCTGGTCTAAACTTcaaagaaatgttatttattccATTTGCATGGTTCCCAAAAGCTACAGTTCAG GCTGCTATTGGAGGTGTAGCACTTGATGCTGCCAGAAGGAAAGGTGACGCTACATTAGAAGCATATGGAGAAATCATCCTTACAATGGCGGTCTTATCCATTATCATTACTGCACCAATTGGTGCAATAGCTATTGCCATCACAGGACCAAGGTTATTGAAAAGGACAGTGAAAGACAAAGAATATAATGAAGAAGATGTGCAGGACACTGATGAGAAGGCAGAGATTACCAAAGTTTAA
- the LOC134725358 gene encoding uncharacterized protein LOC134725358, producing the protein MSENQEKNVLHRTLSMDEARDSIKAVGSAVFYGTCSVSMAFINKALMTSFKFDYPVFIMVVQMVFTIFILELLSCLQLIQLPKYTLSRGKSFALPALFYALNSVLGLTALSHMNVAMYGVLKRCVPLVTMFLSVVILKQGFPSKKTIASVICLTSGCIVAGYGDLQFNLAAYTCGGLSNLTQSLYLLLVQRYIAKDITTVETLQLNSFNTLPFLLLYSIINNEIVEAVHYERLGNPLFLFVFFAAVSMGCLLNYSLFLCTSMTSALTTSVVGGIKAMLQTLFGLFTFGGISHNMATYVGIGMNLSGGLYYIFSKFSEGKSKHRSEESLKKVISISTAEDFKKYANGSLKTSASTSKLKPIPEQTDSQEKV; encoded by the exons ATGAGTGAAAATCAGGAGAAAAATGTACTCCATCGCACCCTCAGTATGGATGAAGCCCGTGATTCTATCAAAGCAGTTGGTTCTGCAGTTTTCTACGGCACTTGTTCAGTTTCCATGGCATTTATCAACAAAGCTTTGATGACAAGTTTCAAGTTCGACTATCCTGTTTTCATCATGGTGGTGCAGATGGTATTTACCATTTTTATATTAGAATTATTGAGCTGTTTACAACTCATTCAACTGCCAAAATACACACTTAGTCGAGGAAAATCATTTGCATTACCAGCGTTGTTCTATGCACTGAATTCTGTACTTGGTTTAACTGCTTTGAGTCATATGAATGTAGCGATGTATGGTGTACTTAAGAGATGTGTTCCTCTGGTTACCATGTTCTTGTCAGTTGTAATACTCAAACAGGGATTTCCATCGAAGAAAACTATTGCCAGTGTTATATGTCTGACTTCTGGATGTATTGTAGCag gATATGGTGATTTACAATTCAATTTAGCAGCTTATACGTGTGGAGGTCTAAGTAATCTGACCCAGTCATTATATCTTCTCCTTGTCCAGAGGTATATAGCAAAAGACATAACTACAGTGGAAACGCTACAACTAAACAGTTTTAATACTCTACCATTCCTCCTGTTATACTCAATAATAAATAACGAAATCGTGGAAGCAGTACATTATGAAAGATTGGGAAATCCACTATTTTTGTTCGTTTTCTTTGCAGCAGTCTCTATGGGATGTTTGTTAAACTATTCATTATTTCTATGTACTAGCATGACATCAGCTCTGACAACGAGTGTTGTTGGTGGCATCAAGGCAATGTTACAGACATTGtttggtttgtttacatttggtgGCATCAGCCACAACATGGCCACATATGTTGGCATTGGTATGAACCTGAGTGGTGgcttatattatatattttcaaaattctcagAAGGAAAATCAAAACACAGATCTGAAGAAAGTTTAAAGAAAGTTATAAGTATATCTACAGCAgaagattttaaaaagtatGCCAATGGATCACTAAAAACTTCTGCAAGTACCAGTAAATTAAAACCTATACCAGAACAGACTGATAGTCAAGAAAAAGTGTAA